The proteins below are encoded in one region of Drosophila santomea strain STO CAGO 1482 chromosome 3R, Prin_Dsan_1.1, whole genome shotgun sequence:
- the LOC120452724 gene encoding putative gustatory receptor 97a, with amino-acid sequence MRFLRRLTRRFRSAWQRRLPASFRRGKLHSQLVTFCVYVTVFLNILYGVYLGRFSFKRKKFVFSKGVTIYSLCSATCFALFYIWNIYNEISTGQISLRNTIGIYCYMNVCVCLFNYVTQWVKTLEIIRFQNSVPLIKLLDSVDISAIIVWRAFVYSLIKIVFCPLIAYITLILYQRRSHPENQWTSLATVKTMLPLIVSNQINNCLFGGLVIANVVIAALNRKLHGIVKEANMLQSPVQMNLHKPYYRMRRFCELADLLDELAEKYGVTASLSKKYLQFTDWSMVMSMLMNLLGITMGSYNQYLAIADYYINEEPFDLFQAIVLLVFLAVPFLEIVMVARISNQTFMETRRTGELLQRFELQHADARFKQVVNAFWLQVATIDYKLMPLGLLELNTSLVNKVFSSVTGSLLILIQSDLTLRFSLK; translated from the exons ATGCGATTCCTGCGAAGGCTGACACGTCGATTTCGCTCCGCCTGGCAGCGAAGACTTCCCGCAAGTTTCCGGCGAGGAAAACTCCATTCCCAACTGGTGACATTTTGTGTGTACGTGACCGTATTCCTCAACATACTTTACGGCGTTTATCTCGGTCGCTTTTCCTTCAAGCGCAAAAAGTTTGTGTTTTCCAAAGGGGTTACTATCTATAGCTTGTGTTCGGCCACGTGTTTTGCACTGTTTTACATCTGGAATATTTACAACGAAATTTCCACCGGCCAGATCAGCCTTCGAAATACTATTGGAATATACTGCTATATGAACGTCTGCGTTTGTCTGTTCAATTATGTGACACAATGGGTAAAAACTTTGGAGATAATTCGATTCCAGAACAGTGTTCCCCTTATTAAGCTCCTCGATTCGGTGGACATTTCGGCGATAATTGTGTGGCGGGCATTTGTGTATAGCCTGATCAAGATCGTGTTCTGTCCGCTCATCGCGTATATAACCCTGATTCTATATCAAAGACGCTCACATCCGGAAAATCAGTGGACGAGTTTGGCGACCGTGAAGACCATGTTGCCGCTGATTGTATCGAACCAGATAAATAATTGCTTATTCGGCGGCCTGGTAATTGCAAATGTGGTGATTGCTGCGTTAAATCGAAAGCTGCACGGCATTGTTAAGGAGGCCAATATGCTGCAGTCACCTGTCCAGATGAATCTCCATAAGCCCTATTACCGTATGCGTCGCTTCTGCGAGTTGGCCGACCTTTTGGATGAGTTGGCCGAGAAATATGGCGTCACTGCCAGCCTCTCAAAGAAATACCTTCAATTCACGGATTGGTCCATGGTGATGTCGATGCTAATGAACCTTCTCGGCATCACCATGGGAAGTTACAATCAGTATTTGGCCATTGCGGATTACTACATCAACGAGGAGCCTTTCGATCTCTTCCAGGCCATTGTGCTGCTCGTATTTCTGGCTGTGCCCTTCCTAGAAATCGTCATGGTGGCTCGGATAAGTAACCAAACTTTCATGGAG ACCAGGAGAACTGGAGAACTCTTGCAGAGATTCGAACTGCAGCACGCCGATGCCCGTTTCAAGCAAGTGGTGAATGCCTTCTGGCTACAGGTCGCCACCATCGACTATAAACTTATGCCACTGGGCCTCCTGGAGCTGAACACTTCGCTGGTCAATAAGGTTTTCTCTTCAGTCACTGGCAGCCTCCTGATTCTCATTCAAAGTGACTTGACCTTAAGGTTTTCTCTAAAATAA
- the LOC120452725 gene encoding tetraspanin-13 has translation MCGGFTCSKNALIALNILYVMIGFLLIGVGVYARAASIVTNLPIVGGILACGVILICISMLGLAGAVKHHQVMLFFYMIILFMLFLIQFSIASSCLAVNSEQQQQFAEQGWMTVPTDLRKQVQDSLKCCGFNATAPSTSPVVPPPNEPSCELINQQCCAHSSEPDCRCEPCGPLLEDKIDYAFKLCGGLGIFFSFTEVLAVFLARRYRNQHDPCYLPARAVFPHDYLY, from the exons ATGTGCGGCGGTTTCACCTGCTCAAAAAACGCGCTAATAGCGCTCAACATTTTGTATGTG ATGATTGGATTCCTGCTGATTGGAGTGGGCGTGTACGCGCGTGCCGCCTCCATCGTGACCAACCTGCCGATTGTGGGCGGGATCCTGGCCTGCGGTGTCATCCTCATATGCATATCCATGCTGGGACTCGCCGGAGCCGTGAAGCACCACCAAGTGATGCTCTTCTTC TACATGATCATTCTGTTCATGCTGTTCCTGATCCAGTTCTCCATCGCCAGTTCCTGTTTGGCCGTCAACtccgagcagcagcagcagttcgcCGAGCAAGGATGGATGACGGTGCCCACGGATTTGCGCAAACAGGTGCAGGACAGCCTGAAATGCTGCGGATTCAATGCCACCGCACCGAGCACATCTCCCGTGGTTCCTCCGCCAAATGAGCCCTCATGCGAGCTGATCAATCAACAGTGCTGTGCCCACTCCTCCGAGCCGGATTGTCGCTGTGAACCGTGTGGACCCCTACTGGAGGACAAGATCGATTATGCCTTCAAGTTGTGCGGCGGTCTGGGCATCTTCTTCAGCTTCACTGAG GTCCTGGCTGTTTTCCTGGCGCGTCGCTACCGCAACCAACATGATCCTTGCTATCTTCCCGCACGCGCCGTTTTTCCGCACGATTATTTATATTGA